One Pararhizobium sp. IMCC3301 DNA segment encodes these proteins:
- a CDS encoding carbohydrate ABC transporter permease, with protein MHPAIQGMLTIIIGVGGCVGYYYFSNQFLDKVLFPARGANIGRNINRANMIRPWLFLFPALLALGLYLAYPVYETLRMSLTERVAGGGSNFVGLDNYTQMFGEPKFWEALQNNFFWLLVVPAMSTAFGLLAAQLTDRISWGNIAKSLIFMPMAISFVGAAVIWKLIYDTRPIDQEQIGVLNALYLWFGGTKPETWLTIPFWNNFFLMAVLIWIQTGFAMVILSAALRGIPEETIEAAILDGANPFQIFFKIKVPQIMGTIVVVWTTITIVVLKVFDIVFAMSNGQWETQVLANYMYDKLFRANDWGVGSASAMIIMLLVTPILVWNVYNARKEMR; from the coding sequence ATGCATCCTGCAATTCAGGGAATGCTGACAATCATCATCGGCGTTGGCGGATGTGTCGGCTACTATTACTTTTCCAATCAGTTTCTGGACAAGGTCCTGTTTCCGGCCAGAGGTGCCAATATCGGGCGCAATATAAACCGCGCCAATATGATACGCCCCTGGTTGTTCCTGTTCCCCGCCTTGCTGGCGCTGGGTCTGTATCTGGCCTACCCGGTTTACGAAACCCTGCGCATGTCGCTGACCGAACGCGTTGCCGGTGGCGGTTCCAATTTTGTCGGTCTGGATAATTACACCCAGATGTTCGGCGAACCGAAATTCTGGGAAGCGCTGCAGAACAATTTCTTCTGGTTGCTGGTGGTTCCCGCCATGTCGACCGCATTCGGCCTTCTGGCCGCTCAACTGACCGACCGCATTTCCTGGGGCAATATCGCGAAATCGCTGATTTTTATGCCGATGGCGATTTCTTTTGTCGGTGCGGCCGTGATCTGGAAACTGATTTACGACACTCGTCCCATCGATCAGGAACAGATCGGTGTTTTGAATGCGCTCTATCTGTGGTTTGGCGGCACTAAGCCAGAGACCTGGCTGACCATTCCGTTCTGGAACAATTTCTTCCTGATGGCTGTGCTGATCTGGATTCAGACCGGGTTTGCCATGGTGATCCTGTCGGCCGCCCTGCGCGGAATTCCCGAAGAAACCATTGAGGCGGCAATTCTTGACGGCGCCAATCCGTTTCAGATCTTCTTCAAGATCAAGGTTCCCCAGATCATGGGCACCATTGTCGTGGTCTGGACCACCATCACCATCGTTGTCCTCAAAGTGTTCGATATCGTGTTTGCCATGTCCAACGGGCAGTGGGAAACCCAGGTTCTGGCCAACTACATGTATGACAAATTGTTCCGCGCCAATGACTGGGGCGTCGGCTCCGCCAGCGCCATGATCATCATGCTGCTGGTCACGCCGATCCTGGTCTGGAATGTCTACAACGCCCGCAAAGAGATGCGCTGA
- a CDS encoding malonic semialdehyde reductase, whose protein sequence is MNVHAPKAQQLEELRSDAQDDVRALRSGIRHLSEDQIGLILTRARSHYAWQDKPVTDAQIKRIYDIAALGPTSMNCSPARFVFIKSEEAKQRLAKALKPANVPKVMGAPVTAIIAYDKDFWKELPRLFPHEDRTGHFRGKGAHAQDTAFRNSTLQGGYLMIAARAIGLDIGPISGFSNQIVDEEFFAGTSVVSNFLCNFGYADETALFQRLPRFEFDDVCSFA, encoded by the coding sequence ATGAATGTTCACGCGCCCAAAGCACAGCAACTTGAAGAGTTGCGCTCTGATGCCCAGGACGACGTTCGCGCCTTGCGGTCCGGTATCCGGCATTTGAGCGAAGATCAGATCGGTTTGATCCTGACTCGGGCGCGCTCGCATTATGCCTGGCAGGACAAGCCGGTCACGGACGCACAGATCAAACGGATTTATGACATTGCTGCCTTGGGACCGACGAGCATGAATTGCTCTCCGGCGCGGTTTGTTTTCATTAAATCCGAGGAAGCCAAGCAGCGACTGGCAAAGGCTCTCAAACCCGCCAATGTGCCGAAAGTCATGGGCGCTCCGGTGACCGCGATCATTGCCTATGACAAGGATTTCTGGAAGGAGCTGCCGCGCCTGTTTCCTCACGAGGACCGCACCGGCCATTTCCGCGGCAAGGGGGCACATGCGCAGGATACCGCGTTCCGCAATTCTACCCTGCAGGGCGGCTATCTGATGATTGCGGCGCGGGCGATCGGACTGGATATCGGACCGATTTCGGGATTTTCCAACCAGATTGTTGATGAAGAATTTTTCGCAGGTACCAGTGTGGTGTCAAACTTTCTGTGTAATTTCGGCTACGCAGATGAAACCGCACTGTTCCAGCGCCTGCCACGGTTTGAGTTTGATGATGTGTGCTCTTTTGCTTGA
- a CDS encoding GntR family transcriptional regulator, which yields MKPKDITLEPADRASDAMPILVRSGREEREAGGPESMTSRAYARLRADIISGTLNPGQKLKIEELRQRYDVGTSPIREALSLLTSDHFVERIDQRGFRVAKVSAKEFDELLKTRCWLEERALRESITNGNSGWEEQVVLAAYRLSRVPRSQADDHFVANAEWEARHKHFHVTLISACDSSMLLKFCDQLYDQNIRYRQLSGSKAYPSRDVTAEHGAICDAVLARDADLAAELLVSHYTRTGNFLKDQLKTG from the coding sequence ATGAAACCGAAAGATATTACATTGGAACCCGCCGATAGAGCATCTGACGCGATGCCGATCCTTGTCCGGTCCGGCAGGGAAGAGCGTGAGGCGGGCGGACCGGAATCGATGACCAGCCGTGCCTATGCACGTCTGCGGGCCGATATCATTTCCGGGACACTAAACCCCGGCCAAAAGCTCAAAATCGAGGAGTTGCGCCAGCGTTATGATGTCGGCACCAGCCCGATTCGCGAAGCCTTGAGCCTGCTCACCTCCGACCATTTTGTCGAGCGCATCGACCAGCGCGGCTTCAGGGTTGCCAAAGTCAGCGCCAAGGAATTTGATGAGCTGCTGAAAACCCGCTGCTGGCTGGAAGAGCGTGCACTGCGTGAATCCATTACCAACGGAAATTCCGGCTGGGAGGAACAGGTGGTGCTGGCGGCCTACCGGCTGTCCCGTGTGCCGCGGTCTCAGGCTGACGATCATTTCGTCGCCAATGCGGAATGGGAAGCGCGCCACAAGCATTTTCATGTGACGCTGATTTCGGCCTGCGATTCATCGATGCTTCTTAAGTTCTGTGACCAGCTTTACGATCAGAATATCCGCTACCGGCAATTATCCGGATCAAAAGCCTACCCATCGCGGGATGTTACCGCCGAGCATGGCGCGATCTGTGATGCGGTTCTGGCGCGCGATGCCGATCTGGCCGCAGAACTGCTTGTCAGCCACTACACCCGCACCGGCAATTTCCTGAAGGATCAGCTGAAAACCGGCTGA
- a CDS encoding dioxygenase, whose protein sequence is MRTVTKETITAAFLAYCGDDTNPRLRFILEKLAHHLHDFARETGLTHAEWRKGLELLQKTGEITTPERNEYVLMSDVLGLSSLVDMINSPDIGTPSSVLGPFHILGAPDLPVGGDMRQDNDGAAVIVSGYVRTPQGTPIKGAEIEIWQTADNGLYSNQDEQQPEYNLRAHMVVGEDGLYRFSTVRPAPYTVPDDGPVGELLHATGRHPWRPSHLHFIITAPGYRTLVTEVFPSDDPYLDEDAVFGVRERLIMNYVEQTSLDARPDGLDIADRLTVPFFTVDFDFVLAEE, encoded by the coding sequence ATGCGTACAGTAACAAAAGAGACCATCACCGCGGCATTTCTGGCCTATTGCGGCGACGACACCAATCCCCGATTGCGCTTCATTCTGGAAAAACTCGCCCATCACCTTCATGATTTTGCCCGCGAGACCGGGCTGACCCATGCGGAATGGCGTAAGGGCCTGGAACTGCTGCAGAAGACCGGTGAAATCACCACGCCGGAGCGTAACGAATATGTTTTGATGTCCGATGTGCTGGGTCTGTCTTCGCTGGTCGACATGATCAATTCGCCGGATATCGGCACGCCGTCCAGTGTGCTCGGCCCGTTTCACATTCTGGGTGCACCGGACCTGCCGGTCGGCGGCGATATGAGACAGGACAATGACGGCGCTGCCGTGATCGTCAGCGGCTATGTCCGCACGCCGCAGGGCACCCCGATCAAGGGCGCGGAAATCGAAATCTGGCAGACCGCCGATAATGGGCTGTATTCCAATCAGGATGAGCAGCAGCCGGAGTATAATCTGCGCGCTCACATGGTGGTTGGCGAAGATGGCCTGTACCGGTTTTCTACTGTTCGCCCGGCGCCTTACACGGTGCCGGATGACGGACCCGTCGGAGAGTTGCTGCATGCAACCGGGCGTCACCCGTGGCGTCCTTCACACCTGCATTTCATCATCACCGCGCCGGGCTATCGCACATTGGTGACCGAGGTCTTCCCCAGCGATGATCCCTATCTCGATGAAGATGCAGTGTTCGGAGTGCGTGAGCGGCTGATCATGAATTATGTCGAGCAAACCAGTCTGGACGCACGTCCCGACGGCCTCGACATTGCAGACCGGCTGACAGTGCCGTTTTTCACCGTCGATTTCGATTTTGTGCTAGCCGAAGAGTGA
- a CDS encoding YciI family protein, producing the protein MPLWSENRETARARGALAFELYIVESTPAIAPPEMLKLLPDHLAYQKQMEAEGRLFLAGPLSDSSGEQMSGGGMIVYRAASMAEAQSLTENDPMHKMGGRIFTLRKWLVNEGSLTVSVGFANQAVSLS; encoded by the coding sequence ATGCCCTTATGGTCAGAAAATCGCGAAACGGCACGGGCGCGGGGCGCGCTGGCATTTGAATTATATATCGTTGAATCGACCCCGGCGATTGCGCCTCCGGAGATGTTGAAGCTGCTGCCGGATCATCTGGCTTATCAGAAACAGATGGAAGCTGAAGGCAGACTGTTTCTGGCTGGCCCGTTGTCGGATTCCAGCGGTGAGCAGATGAGCGGCGGCGGCATGATTGTCTATCGCGCTGCCTCGATGGCAGAGGCCCAGTCCCTGACCGAAAATGACCCGATGCATAAAATGGGCGGCCGCATCTTCACCCTGCGCAAATGGCTGGTGAATGAGGGATCACTGACTGTGTCGGTCGGATTCGCCAATCAGGCCGTGTCTCTCAGCTGA
- a CDS encoding TRAP transporter large permease, producing MSPVEIGAFSVAAIVALVYIGVYIPIALGLVSFISIWLISGKAILAFNFLKIAVGDGVAEYEFATIPLFTVMGLLVSRAGLGTDIYTVMNRGFRRITGGIGMATVGANAVFAAVTGSSIASASVFTKISVPEMLKLNYNPRFAVGVVAGSSVLGMIIPPSAMLIIYSFVAEQSVGEMFIAGIVPGLILTIAYIAGILLAGRFWPSFLGSGRSAGEDVALSYYELLEKTVPIVSLIVIVLGGIYTGWLTPVEAGAAGALAALVIAVLRRRMSWKSLWFTAIETGHITASILFLITMASLYSRMLGYAGLPNELDTLLQTYDLGFMEIMIIYVALMLFLGTLLDTASIILIVVPLFITLIESMGLSLVWFGIVTVIGAEIGLLTPPLGISCFVIKATLNNPKISLKDVFMGAFPFAVIMLIVLVFLINYPILSTGLLN from the coding sequence ATGTCACCGGTTGAGATCGGCGCATTTTCAGTGGCTGCCATTGTCGCCCTGGTTTATATCGGGGTCTATATTCCGATTGCGCTCGGTCTGGTGTCCTTCATCTCGATCTGGCTGATCAGTGGCAAGGCGATCCTGGCCTTCAACTTCCTCAAGATTGCGGTTGGCGATGGCGTTGCGGAATACGAGTTTGCGACCATTCCGCTGTTCACAGTGATGGGGCTGCTGGTCTCAAGGGCGGGCCTTGGCACCGATATTTACACCGTCATGAATCGCGGGTTCCGGCGCATCACCGGGGGCATCGGCATGGCCACAGTTGGTGCGAACGCTGTATTTGCAGCGGTCACCGGATCATCAATTGCCTCCGCATCGGTCTTCACCAAAATCTCCGTGCCGGAAATGCTGAAGCTGAATTACAATCCGCGTTTTGCAGTCGGCGTCGTCGCCGGATCGTCGGTTCTGGGGATGATTATCCCGCCCAGCGCAATGCTGATCATCTATTCATTCGTCGCCGAACAATCCGTCGGAGAAATGTTCATTGCCGGGATCGTGCCGGGCCTGATCCTGACCATCGCCTATATTGCCGGCATTCTGCTGGCGGGCCGTTTCTGGCCGTCATTTCTGGGGTCGGGACGAAGCGCCGGTGAAGATGTCGCGCTGAGCTATTATGAATTGCTGGAAAAGACGGTACCTATTGTCAGCCTCATCGTCATTGTTCTGGGCGGCATCTATACCGGCTGGCTGACCCCGGTTGAAGCTGGCGCTGCCGGGGCTCTGGCAGCGCTGGTAATTGCTGTGCTGCGCCGCCGGATGTCGTGGAAATCATTATGGTTCACCGCCATTGAAACCGGGCACATTACCGCTTCCATCCTGTTTCTGATTACCATGGCATCGCTGTACAGCCGCATGCTTGGCTATGCAGGACTGCCCAATGAACTGGACACGCTGCTGCAGACTTATGATCTCGGCTTCATGGAGATCATGATTATCTATGTGGCCCTGATGCTGTTTCTGGGCACGCTGCTTGACACTGCATCAATTATTCTGATCGTCGTACCGCTGTTCATCACCCTGATTGAATCGATGGGGCTCAGCCTCGTCTGGTTCGGCATCGTCACCGTAATCGGTGCCGAGATCGGCCTGTTGACACCGCCTCTTGGGATATCCTGTTTTGTCATCAAGGCGACGCTCAACAATCCGAAAATCAGCCTGAAAGATGTGTTTATGGGCGCCTTTCCGTTTGCGGTCATTATGCTGATCGTGCTGGTATTTCTGATCAATTATCCGATCCTGTCGACAGGATTGCTGAACTGA
- a CDS encoding carbohydrate ABC transporter permease, producing the protein MDNIAGTKSGLTWAVHISVALLVLLWLFPTAGLLISSFRTSDQIATSGWWKAGFPSEQNLTLRTDAPDAQVQEGDVFVVQGNLFGEPGDATISVYGVSSQQIDIYKAGETADLKDGASVTVQVNGDYRMESPVEMSGRRGTRIFVTAKTPPEFTLRNYQNVLFDPSNREGMAKAFFNTLTVTIPATIIPILVAAFAAYALAWMDFPGRALLIAVVVGLLVVPLQLALIPLLKFHNQIGIGKGYLGAWLAHTGFGLPLAIYLLRNYMVGLPRDIIENAKVDGATDFQIFVKIILPLSFPALASFAIFQFLWTWNDLLVALVFLIDSTGETTVMTKQIVELLGTRGGNWEILATSAFVSIAVPLVVFFAMQKYLVRGLLAGSVK; encoded by the coding sequence ATGGACAATATTGCAGGAACAAAATCGGGTCTGACCTGGGCGGTCCACATTTCTGTCGCCCTGCTGGTCCTGCTGTGGCTTTTCCCCACCGCAGGTCTGCTGATCTCCTCGTTCCGAACCTCAGATCAGATTGCCACAAGCGGCTGGTGGAAAGCCGGATTTCCCTCTGAACAGAACCTGACATTGCGGACAGATGCTCCTGACGCACAGGTCCAGGAAGGCGATGTATTTGTCGTTCAGGGCAATCTGTTCGGTGAGCCGGGCGATGCTACAATTTCGGTTTATGGCGTCTCGTCCCAGCAAATCGATATTTACAAGGCTGGCGAAACCGCCGATCTGAAAGACGGTGCAAGCGTCACCGTGCAGGTCAATGGCGACTATCGCATGGAAAGCCCTGTAGAGATGAGTGGACGGCGTGGCACACGCATATTCGTTACCGCCAAGACACCACCTGAATTCACCTTGCGGAACTACCAAAATGTTCTGTTTGACCCCTCCAACAGGGAAGGCATGGCGAAGGCGTTCTTCAATACATTAACGGTCACAATTCCAGCCACGATCATTCCCATTCTGGTGGCCGCCTTTGCCGCTTATGCCCTGGCCTGGATGGATTTCCCCGGACGCGCCCTGCTGATTGCCGTCGTCGTCGGTCTGCTGGTGGTGCCCCTGCAACTGGCGCTCATTCCGCTTCTCAAATTTCACAACCAAATCGGCATTGGAAAAGGGTATCTCGGTGCCTGGTTGGCCCATACAGGATTTGGCCTGCCGCTGGCGATCTATCTGTTGCGAAATTACATGGTTGGACTGCCGCGGGATATCATTGAAAATGCCAAGGTTGATGGCGCCACGGATTTTCAGATTTTCGTGAAAATCATTCTGCCTCTCAGTTTCCCGGCTCTGGCCTCCTTCGCCATATTTCAGTTCCTGTGGACCTGGAATGATTTGCTGGTGGCTCTGGTGTTCCTGATTGATTCGACAGGTGAAACCACGGTCATGACAAAGCAGATCGTTGAACTGCTTGGCACCCGCGGCGGCAATTGGGAAATCCTCGCGACATCCGCCTTTGTGTCGATTGCAGTGCCGCTGGTGGTCTTCTTTGCAATGCAGAAATACCTCGTGCGCGGCCTGCTCGCCGGCTCAGTGAAATAG
- a CDS encoding OsmC family protein — protein sequence MKPRTTVKLRASATSPSHALSTIIVRDVIFAIDEPIERGGTNLGPSPTETAIGALIGCTNVIGHKCADELGIDIGHLTISAVCDFNRSGVTLQQEIDVPFERIVLTVTADGPASAAELQLVSTELAKYCPLAKLFRQAGTIIEENWKPKNA from the coding sequence TTGAAACCAAGAACCACGGTCAAATTGCGCGCCTCGGCTACCAGTCCGAGCCATGCCTTATCGACTATAATTGTGCGCGATGTGATTTTTGCCATCGATGAACCGATTGAAAGAGGCGGCACCAATCTGGGGCCGTCGCCGACAGAAACCGCGATCGGCGCACTGATCGGTTGCACCAATGTCATCGGCCATAAATGTGCAGATGAGCTGGGCATCGATATCGGTCACCTGACCATTTCCGCAGTCTGCGACTTCAACCGCAGTGGCGTTACGCTGCAACAGGAAATCGACGTTCCGTTCGAGCGAATTGTGCTGACGGTGACGGCGGACGGTCCGGCGAGCGCTGCGGAATTGCAGCTTGTCTCAACGGAACTTGCAAAATATTGCCCGCTGGCAAAACTGTTCCGCCAGGCGGGAACCATCATTGAAGAAAACTGGAAACCAAAAAACGCCTGA
- a CDS encoding C4-dicarboxylate TRAP transporter substrate-binding protein: MNTMTLRRAMMSAAVSAGLLAGLQAKPAEAVETINMIAIDGYPDRSMWVKEFSGFFIPRVDEELAKTGNYKINWQEAYGGTIVKPRGVLEGIKLGLGDIGIVTTIFHNSALPSQGISAVTPFVAADARVVAKAVDEIAREFPQMAAELDAENQVYLATGVVLDTYQIFSKTPINSLADLEGKKVAGAGYNLRYLEGIEGAAGVRGGLPNFYNMLQTGVVDAAMLWPEAAKTFKIAEVAPYMLKADLGAVNSKTVTVNKDVWNKLPDEVKTALQNVAVEYRDRVAGIAMDLAAESLEAYQAGGGTVVEMSQEARAAWANSMPNIAVDWAQKLDTAGAPGSDMLRAYMAKLKAAGMTPIRDWAAELTN, translated from the coding sequence ATGAACACAATGACTTTACGCAGAGCCATGATGTCGGCAGCTGTATCCGCTGGCCTGCTTGCGGGACTGCAGGCCAAACCGGCCGAAGCGGTTGAAACCATCAACATGATTGCGATTGACGGCTATCCGGACCGATCCATGTGGGTCAAAGAATTCTCCGGGTTCTTCATCCCGCGGGTCGATGAGGAACTGGCGAAAACCGGCAACTATAAAATCAACTGGCAGGAAGCCTATGGCGGCACCATTGTCAAACCGCGCGGCGTGCTGGAAGGCATCAAGCTCGGGCTCGGCGATATTGGCATCGTCACCACGATTTTCCATAATTCCGCACTGCCCAGCCAGGGCATTTCGGCGGTAACGCCATTTGTCGCTGCCGACGCCCGTGTCGTGGCAAAAGCGGTTGATGAAATCGCCCGCGAATTTCCCCAGATGGCCGCTGAACTGGACGCGGAGAACCAGGTCTATCTGGCCACCGGTGTCGTACTCGACACCTACCAGATTTTCTCCAAAACGCCGATCAATTCGCTGGCCGATCTGGAAGGCAAGAAAGTCGCCGGTGCCGGGTATAATCTGCGCTATCTGGAAGGCATTGAGGGAGCAGCCGGCGTGCGCGGCGGCCTGCCGAATTTCTACAACATGCTTCAGACCGGCGTAGTCGATGCCGCCATGTTGTGGCCGGAAGCTGCCAAGACCTTCAAGATTGCCGAAGTCGCCCCTTATATGCTCAAGGCGGATCTTGGCGCGGTGAATTCCAAAACCGTAACCGTCAACAAGGATGTCTGGAACAAACTGCCCGACGAGGTCAAAACCGCATTGCAGAATGTCGCTGTGGAATACCGCGACCGTGTTGCGGGAATTGCCATGGATCTGGCTGCCGAGTCGCTTGAGGCTTACCAGGCCGGTGGCGGCACGGTGGTTGAAATGTCGCAGGAGGCACGTGCCGCCTGGGCCAATTCAATGCCGAATATCGCGGTTGATTGGGCCCAGAAGCTGGACACGGCAGGCGCACCCGGCTCGGATATGTTGAGAGCCTATATGGCGAAACTGAAGGCCGCCGGCATGACCCCGATCCGGGATTGGGCAGCCGAGTTGACCAACTAG
- a CDS encoding ABC transporter substrate-binding protein, with amino-acid sequence MKNLLLTSAMAFVLASGSAQAQSALMFEPGSGEFNWASFEALKSTQLNGEQVTVFGPWLGPDQKAVEAVLAYFAEATGADVKYVGSDSFEQQIMIDAEAGSAPNVAVFPQPGLAADMAKRGFLSPLAEGTADWIRENYAAGQSWVDLGTYANAQGEDNLYGFFYKVDVKSLVWYSPENFEDAGYEVPQSMEELKALMDQIVADGGTPWCIGLGSGGATGWPATDWVEDMMLRTQPPSVYDQWVSNEIPFTDERVVAAIEEFGAFARNDDYVAGGAAAVASTDFRDSPKGLFSSPPQCYMHRQASFIPAFFPEGTMVGADADFFYFPAYSGKDLGKPVLGAGTVWAITSDSPGAQALIEFLKSPIAHEVWMSQSGFLTPFKGVNTALYADDTQRALGDVLLGATTFRFDGSDLMPGGVGAGSFWTGMVDYAGGKSAADVAAEIQASWDALK; translated from the coding sequence ATGAAAAACCTACTTTTAACGAGTGCGATGGCCTTCGTCCTTGCCAGCGGTTCAGCTCAGGCACAGAGCGCGCTGATGTTCGAACCGGGTTCAGGCGAGTTTAACTGGGCCAGCTTCGAGGCCCTGAAATCAACCCAATTGAACGGCGAGCAGGTCACCGTGTTCGGGCCATGGCTCGGCCCCGATCAAAAAGCCGTTGAAGCCGTGCTGGCCTATTTCGCCGAGGCGACCGGCGCTGATGTGAAATATGTCGGTTCCGACAGTTTCGAACAACAGATCATGATTGACGCGGAAGCCGGTTCAGCGCCGAATGTTGCGGTGTTCCCGCAACCGGGCCTGGCCGCCGATATGGCCAAGCGGGGGTTTTTGTCGCCGCTTGCTGAGGGAACCGCAGACTGGATTCGCGAAAACTACGCAGCCGGCCAATCCTGGGTTGACCTTGGGACATACGCAAATGCACAGGGCGAAGACAATCTCTATGGCTTCTTCTACAAGGTTGATGTGAAATCCCTGGTCTGGTATTCGCCGGAAAATTTTGAAGATGCCGGTTACGAAGTGCCGCAGAGCATGGAAGAACTGAAGGCTCTGATGGATCAGATTGTCGCCGATGGCGGTACACCCTGGTGTATTGGACTGGGGTCCGGTGGCGCGACCGGCTGGCCGGCAACGGACTGGGTGGAAGACATGATGCTGCGCACGCAGCCTCCATCCGTCTATGACCAGTGGGTGAGCAATGAAATCCCGTTCACTGACGAACGTGTGGTCGCTGCCATTGAAGAATTCGGAGCCTTTGCCCGCAACGATGATTATGTCGCCGGCGGTGCCGCTGCTGTTGCATCGACGGATTTCCGGGACAGCCCGAAAGGTCTGTTTTCCTCTCCGCCGCAATGCTACATGCACCGTCAGGCCTCCTTCATCCCGGCGTTTTTCCCGGAAGGCACGATGGTCGGCGCTGATGCCGATTTCTTCTATTTCCCGGCCTATTCCGGCAAGGATCTGGGAAAGCCGGTTCTGGGCGCCGGTACGGTCTGGGCGATCACCAGCGACAGCCCAGGCGCGCAGGCACTGATCGAATTTCTGAAATCGCCAATTGCCCACGAAGTGTGGATGTCACAGTCCGGTTTCCTGACACCGTTCAAAGGTGTCAATACCGCACTTTATGCTGATGATACGCAGCGTGCCCTTGGTGATGTTCTTCTGGGTGCCACAACATTCCGCTTCGACGGGTCTGATCTGATGCCCGGCGGCGTCGGTGCCGGATCATTCTGGACCGGAATGGTGGATTATGCCGGTGGCAAATCTGCTGCTGACGTTGCAGCCGAAATCCAGGCTTCCTGGGATGCGCTGAAATAA
- a CDS encoding TRAP transporter small permease subunit, which produces MSSDLLRRFFRIAVSVATAANMIGTGVIFLLVAILNADVFARGVLNDPIRGVVEMVIFSLALVVFLQLPDVVRSNRLTRSDGMLLYLFETRPGTARIMTRVIDLVAGIFMGLVAWIMWPEFLDSFESCYFFTPPEFGPAPSGDFLADLSAAFARCEYSGTPGIFTAPWWPIKLVIFFSVTLCTIIFALKALIGSHGADLFDVGDRRA; this is translated from the coding sequence ATGTCGAGCGATCTACTCCGCCGTTTCTTTCGCATCGCCGTGTCTGTTGCGACCGCAGCAAATATGATCGGAACCGGAGTGATTTTTCTGCTGGTTGCGATTCTCAACGCCGATGTGTTCGCCAGAGGCGTCCTCAACGATCCGATCCGCGGCGTCGTCGAAATGGTGATCTTCTCACTTGCCCTGGTGGTGTTCCTGCAATTGCCGGATGTGGTGCGCAGCAACCGGTTGACGCGCTCGGACGGGATGCTGCTTTATCTGTTTGAAACGCGCCCGGGTACTGCGCGGATTATGACCAGAGTGATCGACCTTGTGGCCGGTATTTTCATGGGGCTTGTGGCGTGGATCATGTGGCCCGAATTTCTCGACTCCTTTGAGAGCTGCTATTTCTTTACACCGCCGGAATTCGGCCCTGCGCCTTCGGGTGATTTTCTGGCTGATCTTTCCGCCGCCTTTGCCCGCTGCGAATATTCCGGAACGCCGGGAATCTTCACCGCGCCCTGGTGGCCGATCAAACTGGTAATTTTCTTCAGCGTGACGCTGTGCACCATCATTTTTGCTCTGAAAGCGCTGATTGGAAGCCATGGAGCCGATCTGTTTGACGTCGGGGACCGCAGGGCATGA